Below is a window of Desulfurispira natronophila DNA.
CCTGAACATGGAAGCCAAAGTTTTGTTTATCACCGTTGGTTTTATTCTCTTTTTTGGCGTTGGCATTACCTTTGAAATGCGCACTATTATCAGCAACCTTATGCAAGATGAGCTTGGAAAACAGGGTGCGTCCATTGCAAGTGACCTATCAGCACGCAGTGCCGACCTGTTGCTGACTAGTAATTTTTTTGCTCTTCATCAACTTGTGAGCAACACTCTGCAAAATAATTCTAACGTTGAATACGCTTTTGTCCTTGATGACCATGGTCAGGTCGTCGCTCATACCTTTGAAAGTGGTTTTCCACTAGGACTGCTGGATGTCCACAGCGATGAAACTCGACGCAGTAAGGTGCTGGTCAGTATTGACGGAGACGTTATTCACGATTTTTCCTCCCGTATTAGTACTGGCAATATTGGCACAGCTCGAGTTGGTCTGCATCAACGCAACATTCAAACATCAACCCGCAAGGTCATTATAACCATCGCCCAAACCACTTTACTCATGTCAGTGGTAGGCATTTTTGCAGCAATTATCTTTACCAATTTGCTCCACCGGCCTGTGAATTTGCTTGTCAATGCTGCGAGGAGTATGACACGTGGCCGGTATAATCAAAAAGTCATAGTTCAGACCAAAGATCAGATCGGAACACTTGCTCAGGCGTTTAACGAACTCAGTACAGTCCTGCACAATAAAGAGCAAGAGAACAGGAGGCTTTGGGGTGAGCTCAAAAAGAAAGAAGTGGTGCTGCGCTCGCTTCTCAAAACAGCTATTACCGCGCAGGAGAAAGAACGCAAACGCATCAGCCGTGAACTCCATGACGAAACCGGCCAGGTTCTGAGCTCTCTGATGCTTCGCTTGCAGTACTTGAAAGACAGATCAACCGACAATGATATGCAGGTAGAAACCGAAAATATCTGTGCCTTGGTAGCTCGCACAACCGAAGAGATTAAACGTATCTCCCAGCAACTGCGCCCAAGCACACTGGATGACATGGGGCTTTTTTGTGCTATTAATAATTTGTCTGAACAGTACCGAGCCGAGGGCTCTTTCGATATTGATGTAGTCGTGTGTGGGCGAAACAATGGAAAGCGATTGTTAGCAGAGTTGGAAATCGCACTTTATCGCATTGTTCAAGAGTCCTTGACCAACATCTCCAAACATGCCAATGCCCGCAATGTTAGCATCATTATCTCCTTGAGACCCGAGCAACTGAATTTGGTTATAGAGGATGACGGCAAAGGCTTTGATGTAGAGCAACACTTCAGCAGTGACGCATACCTGGAACATCTTGGCTTGCACGGCATACAGGAGCGGGCAGAAATCATGGGGGGGGCATTCAAAATCGAATCAAACATTGGCAGTGGAACAACCATTTTCATCAAGGTACCCATGACAATTGCGCACGAGGGGGGCTCCAGTGATCAAAATACTGATAGTTGATGACCACGCTGTTTTGCGCAGTGGTCTAGCCATGCTGCTCAATGCCCAAGGCGATATGACGATCCTTGCCCAGGCCGGCAGTGCAGCAGAGGCCATGGAGCTGCTTAAGCAGGTAAAGCCTGACTTGATTATTCTCGATATAAATTTGCCTGATAAAAATGGCATGGAACTGGCTGAAGGCATTCTGCGCAAATACGGACTGGTAAAAGTACTTTTTTTAACCATGCACGATGAACCCGAATATGTGAGTCGTGTGCTGGAAATTGGAGCATCTGGCTACATGCTCAAAAATGCAGCAGATACTGAGCTCATCAACGCTATTCGCTCTGTCATGCATGGTGAATTTGCTCTTCATCGCGGACTCACAGATAATATTGCCCGCCAAAAATACCGCAAATTTTCCAAGGAAAACATAGCTGTTGCTCCACCCAAAGCATCGCTAAGTAAACGTGAATCAGAAGTTCTCTGTCTCATTACCCTGGGTCACACCCAGCAGGAAGTTGCTGAT
It encodes the following:
- a CDS encoding sensor histidine kinase, with amino-acid sequence MEAKVLFITVGFILFFGVGITFEMRTIISNLMQDELGKQGASIASDLSARSADLLLTSNFFALHQLVSNTLQNNSNVEYAFVLDDHGQVVAHTFESGFPLGLLDVHSDETRRSKVLVSIDGDVIHDFSSRISTGNIGTARVGLHQRNIQTSTRKVIITIAQTTLLMSVVGIFAAIIFTNLLHRPVNLLVNAARSMTRGRYNQKVIVQTKDQIGTLAQAFNELSTVLHNKEQENRRLWGELKKKEVVLRSLLKTAITAQEKERKRISRELHDETGQVLSSLMLRLQYLKDRSTDNDMQVETENICALVARTTEEIKRISQQLRPSTLDDMGLFCAINNLSEQYRAEGSFDIDVVVCGRNNGKRLLAELEIALYRIVQESLTNISKHANARNVSIIISLRPEQLNLVIEDDGKGFDVEQHFSSDAYLEHLGLHGIQERAEIMGGAFKIESNIGSGTTIFIKVPMTIAHEGGSSDQNTDS
- a CDS encoding response regulator, whose product is MIKILIVDDHAVLRSGLAMLLNAQGDMTILAQAGSAAEAMELLKQVKPDLIILDINLPDKNGMELAEGILRKYGLVKVLFLTMHDEPEYVSRVLEIGASGYMLKNAADTELINAIRSVMHGEFALHRGLTDNIARQKYRKFSKENIAVAPPKASLSKRESEVLCLITLGHTQQEVADQLGISIKTVETHKSNIMDALGTRKRSDLVKYALAHGLINAYQP